Sequence from the Mytilus galloprovincialis chromosome 13, xbMytGall1.hap1.1, whole genome shotgun sequence genome:
aatataaaacatattgCAGCGAAAGACCGAATACAACACTAGTTCACGAATTGTCTGGGTTGAATTCATATCaatgaacattttatttttctcgATTTCACCTAAAACTCtcaatttataatataaacaaaaacaatacaagTTTACAATTCATTTACAGGAAATTAAGAATTGATTGGATTTTACTGTTAACGTTCAAAACAAAGCAAAAATATGCATCCCCCATGTCCGCactaaactacatgtatataatattattAACAGTTGCGttgtgtttaaaacaaaaaagagcAGAATATACCAAACAAACTGCCAGAGGGAGATTCCAAGTCAAAAGTCAAAACCTAATTGACAACAACATGCCTTAAATAGAAAAATGACAGAAGTCCTTAGGTTAATGGGCCTTACACATATGGCTGATTATGATATATTGGTTTTACTCACTGTGACAGGTCCAACAATGAGCtgttattgttaatttatgtgtcatttcgttcttttttgttcacaatttgtaacagtaaaccactataggtcaaagtatatgGTCTTCCGCGCAGAGCCTTGGCTCATTAGAAActacaagctataaagggccccaaaactaaAACTGGTCAAAAACAATTCAATCAGAATGATTATCATAAACGGAAAAAAACCAGCTTACTTAGAATTCGAATAGTATAGATAAATTTAACAgataaaattaatcaaaaatcaaatatacAAGTATAAACAGTCTGTGTGACAtaatcttttcaaaagaaataTGGAGAACTTTACAATAGCTAATAACACTGGAGAGTTTGTAAACCGTATTACAGATGCAGACATTGTGATAACTATAACGACTACGGTTTTGTCGATTATAGGGTCAATTTGGCTCATTTTTGTTAACGGTCGTAAATGGATTAGAAATGGACACTTAAAAGAAACAAGGAAGCTTTTGATATACCTTACTATTTCGGATTTTTTCATTGCGATTGGAAATTTTTCGGGGGCAGTAAGATACATCAAATCAGATGACAGCAATAGTTTTAAAGTATTGAAATGTAATTCTGAACGCGATGTAGGATGcataattcaaagttttataactaCGTTGGGATCTTTGTGGTCTTTCTTCTGGACGACAGTAATTGCGTTCCATTTGTTGGTAACTTATGAAGAAGCAATGAAAGTTCCTGAAAAATTGAAGAAGGTCCAGGAAAAAAAGGGTGGATGCATATTCAGAGTACGCTTGCTGTATCATTTTAGCTGGCTTATTCCAGGTAAAGTAGCAAAAACAACAACCACTAGGGGTAGTTAAATTAAATTATCCTATGTCAGTGCtttacaaaagacaaaaatatagaCAACATTTAAAGTGTGAAAAATGAATGAACCATtattattaagtttattttcGGTTTCACAATTTTCATGTCACATCaacatcatttgaactttggtgtaTAGTTGTCTGTTGGGCTAttatacattgtaccacatctcttttttcaAGCTAATATTACAATGAGATGAATTGCATGCAAGGGGGTGATTGATAATGCATACACAATCTGGACATAAAACTcgaatataaaacaatattacaatgatttcattttaaaagtatattaAACAAAGATTTACAGGTTATCCGTGGACAAGGAAGttgtcatacatgtatgtgtctTATACAATACCCTTTACCCTTGGAGAGGAATCCCAGGTTTCGTTTTACTAATATAATTACTTAGACCTCTGTTCTCTGTTTTAGGGactgatgatttttttctttttgtcttacaAGTTCTCTTTTGCTATGGTGTTGTCTTTTGTTTCGTTTGCTTTGGTCgacatttcattttcaattaccCCTAGTTATCCTTTTTACATTTTATccaatgaaacaaatataaacacAACGATAACCTCTAAAATAGATAAAAAGTTTTAAGATAGATCTTAAGATATCCTTTGTCAATAATTTCATTTGTTACGTATGTAGTATACTTCATTGTTCATTGACAACGCTACGGTCGTATATTAATGGAGAACtgatgaaaatgtattttataattgTTAGGTTCAATCACTACTTAAAATAAGATCTTGGTTTatatttatctgtttttttttcttctataatTTTGTCTAGGTgctatcttttttatatttaattactaATTGTGGTTGTTTGTACCGACCGATAAGCTCTAGCGCGGTCAATTTTTCTATATCAGTTTTAAGATATCATACTATAGTAATATTTTCTGCTTTTGTtaagttttattttaagaaatgttaTACTATTTTATTACAAACGTTTATTATGGTTTACAACCGACAGatttaaactttaatatttaCCCTGCTTTCAAATGAGTACAATGTATGACAAACATGATGATTTCAAATTACCGATAGTCAACTCCCCGTGGCCATTTGTCAGCCTTACCAATTGCATTCTCATTTCTAAAAACAAGTTACGCTAGGATGAAAGATCTTGTCCTTAGTTATTTTAAGTTATAATCTTGGTCCTACTTTTTCATTTTACTCTCTATTCGATCCTGCCTTTTTAATTAGTTTACCCTGgcttattttacataaattgacatccttccatatttttattttccaagttGTTTATCCTGCTTTTTAAAGTTTAATCATAGGCGCCCCGCCCCtgcccccataaaaatcaaatagtagtTTCTAAAATACTGGAATAAACGTCTGAAATGTAACTTACCCGTTTGTGTTTTATCCCAGATTGTGACATCATTAATAAGCTGGGTAGATTCACGGAAAATGCATACATACCAGGATACGTTTATCTTGCCGATACCCCAACCACGCTtgtttcttaaggtggtacctaacactacagggagataactctgtaaagttagctaaacgttttaattacgttgtgttgtaaaaggaatattaagcttctcaatgatcaaaattgatgtttgtcaaactgctatataaccagtgtaatttttctgacaaaacggttggttcaaaatttttaattttttttatatttttattaaaggttcaaagtaaaatattttgacaaaattttatgaaaattaaacgagtcaaattaattttagtgaaagtgttgggtaccaccttaaatcacgcGATTCTATCATATCACTTGTTTACCTTGATTTGTTTTCTCAATTGCTAAAACAAGATTTGAATAACGGAAAATTTATAATGCttgaatttgtcatttcttttcaGTTATCATTATGAGCATCGCTGCTGGAACAAATGTTCTTGGGTCAGATCTATCTGTTGGCTCTGGAGCTTGGTGCTGGATATCTGCCTGTTTGTCGCCAAATCAAAGAACATTTTGGATGACATTTACAGGAAAAGGATGGGAGATATTGATGTATTTgctttgttgtttattttattcgTGGCTTAAAATTCGTAAGATGGAAATTCAGAAAAGAAACGACAAAGtaagttgttaatgtcttttaTAACTTGATAAACAAGTATtcaatacaatgtatatttatcttaagtaagtttaaatttgaattgataaACTAAAAATctgctatataatatatattatgtatgttgaagtaattttgaaaaatattgagtTTTGCTAACATTTGCACACAATTTAgcctgtaaaaaataaaattaatgctGTTCTCATTGATTTTCTTTGAAGCAGTACGCATGTAGTTTGTGGATACTTCTTTTTAGCAACTCTATCAACATGACAAATATTCTGATTcgattaacaaaaacaaatccgtGGCACCGACCAAAACTGAAGGAATGACATCAATTGTAAGGGGAAAATAAAGGATCAGCAGAAACACTGAATTACAACTAAAGCATTGTAAagcaaacaccaacatacatagaaacagactGTAGATAACAACTGACTTATATGGCAACTGAATGTAGGTGTTGACAATTTCACTTCAATTAGGCTTGaggtcaaaatatttaaaaatccaaaacCTCATGCATATACTTCTACAGCAATTATATTCATAGTTTCTTTTGCAGGCGTTGAAGCTACAAAAACTCACACCATTAACCGACCCACGATATAGAAACAATACAAATATGGATGGCGAAGAACCACCAGACATTAAACACAACtcaaatgaaaatatgaaatatttgtatatatggcTTATTGAAATTTGCCTCCGGATTCCAGGGACAATCCGTTACATCATGGCTGCACACAAAAGACATACTGGATACTCATCTGCTTACGACAGCGTCGatgtttattttcttcattttcagtCTTTTGGTGACAGCGCCCAGGCTTTTTGTACATGGGTGGTATTTTGTGGcccaaaattaaagaaaatggtTACGTCACGTGTCTGCAGGCATCATCGGAAAGGTGAAGAGAAAAGAATGCTAATCGTACAAAAATATTAGCATTAGTTCATCTTAAGCAGTTTTCTGTCCAACTAGTAGTTAGTTTGGTGCATTTAGAAAGGAAAGACCGTAAACTTTATATCACATTTTGTTtgcatgttatatatttttttatttcaacaagtCGTACATGAAAACATTACTTACATCATTATgacatgtattacatgtattacatgtatcatGTTAACACATTACGTTCATCCTTATATGACTCGTATTTGATTTGAACACGTTGTCTTATTGTTCATAatgttatttaaatttcattgttttCTTATTATACTGTTATTGTAGTTGAAAATTTATGaattaattatattattatatagcTTCAAATTATGACTGTCAGTTCTAATTGAGATACCACTGAAAAAAACGTGTAAGGATGATCCCTATTGCAATTACAATTTGTTGTAATATTGGTTTTGAAACATCTACCCAAACGAACTAAGATATAAACAGTGCAATGCATCTGTACGATCTTCAACAATTACAAAAAATCGTATTGATTATTGTATAAAGTACAAAACGCGGTATAAATCAATGCAAAGTTATTGATTGACGATGAAGATGTAATGATTTTGACCAAGTGACAAATATCACATATTCATCAGGACTTGGAACATTTTATTGTTCTAGAACTATGAACTTTCTTGTAACATTCATGTATGTTTGGAAATGGGATCCGTTCTTTTCATACAAGACGTCTTCACAAACAGCATACCTAATAAATCCATTTTAGGTAAAACAATAATTAACGCTTTGAAAATTAAGTGCATAATCTGTATCAAGTCACTATAATGTCTTGTATTTATTGCATTATATAACTAGGAGCTTtctattttttatgccccacctacgatagtagatgggcattatgttttctggtctgtgcctccgttcgttcgtccatctgttcgtccgtctgtgcgtccgttcgcttcagggtaaagtttttggtcgaggtagtttttgatgaagctgaagtccaatcaacttgaaacttgatacacatgttccccatgatatgatctttctaattttaatgccaaattatagttttgaccccaatttcatggttcactgaacatagaaaatgatagtgcaaagttcaggttaaagtttttggtcaaggtagtttttgatgaagttaaagttacatcaacttgaaacttagtacacatgttccctatgatatgatctttctaattttaattccaaattaaagttttgaccccaatttcatggtccactgaacatagaaaatgatagtgcgagtggggcatccgtgtactatggacacattcttgtttttttcatcTAATTTTTCATATGTTGTGTTTTAAGCGATGCTTTAGATTTAGTTGTCTTTTTTTTGATTTTTCCGACTCCACACTACACATTCACATAATATTTtcgaatgtttttatttgaaatacaagTGTATCTTGATcaacttgttttgtttttgttttgacaaTTACGTTTTCAAGATTTCAATTATTCTGAATTGCACGACATGTGTCATTTTAATTACAGACGTTCACATATGGTAGGTAGTCATTTCGTACATTGACAGTTTTTGCACTACTGCCACTTCGTACCTAAATTTACCATTTCGCACCCAACATTTACTATTGTATACACTTGGTTAACCATtaacaaatacatgtttattgtttCGTATTATATAATTTGGTAATTTGTTGAAATGTTTTTCTAACATCGGTTTTGAGATAATgcaaataaaaatgtatgatTAAAAAATTAGAGAAACTTTTAAAGTTACGATATCGTTAGGGTACGACAAGGCTATACTTTGCATATataatttagtaaagattttttggattaaatttaattttaataacacgtACAATGTATCGTCACCTTAATACTACAATTATTGTCTTGTTCTTGATTTTGATATTCCTGTTTCATACAGGACACTCGTCAGTACTatcacgggtagtaaggtcgtcatatcgatgGACACGCAGTTACTGAGAGCTGGTTCAAAgccaacaaaaaaataaaatcaagtagTAAAGTTTAGATAATCAATCAGTGTCATCCATGGGTTTAAAAACTCCTCAAATAGTGAGATAAATAGATTGTGCAATACAACAATATAAGTATCTACATACTAGTAATGTTGCATATCACCTTAAAGCTGTAACAGTTatcatgttttgattttaataacaTATCAATGTTTGTACCgttaaaagaaaaccattatctTAGGATTTTATGtttaattggataaaaaaaaggTTATGAACATAAAAGAACGTAAAACGTCCCTTTTGTCAAATCATTTTGTGTAATGCTTCCAGTACTTTCCTTTGTTCCTTTTTTAAAGGTTTATATTTCCTAACTGGTTCACTTTGTAAACGACTGTACTGATTCTTAACATTTTGCTATACGTAAGCGGTGTGTAACTATAAACACCTattaagttatttttaattaGGGTCCATTAACAGTTGCAATTGattgttgtctttttcatttgctGCCATGACGttatagtttattttcgatctataagtttgaatgCGCCTCTTTAATGAAGAATGGTCAGACAAAGTTGATCCTTCTATTTTATTTGATCTCATTTCTCATATCTTCTTATTTGCATGTATCTGTGAAATTTATAAGAATCTTACGTGAATAATATATAGATGCTAAAcagatgttttataaatatttataatcgTGTAGAATATTTCATCGAAAGCCAAAAAATATTAAACACGAACAAAAAGCTTGAGCACTGTCCCCGAAACATTGAAAATGCATTAAATAGATGTCTACATCTTCATAGTGAACTGATCTGTATCCAGTATGCCTTTTTATAGCTGCCATAATAAATCGAACTGTCCCAAAACATCTCAAACACAGTTCAATCAACCATAAATACATGAATCTAATGTCTTCATTTGGTCGATTTGAAGTTGGAATTAACGGTGTCAAACTATCTACTTGTGCATGTTtctgcaataaaataaaaaatgttttaacaggAACTCGTACAAAAAATTATTTGACTAAGTGGTGATATATTTCATTTACTTATGTCAATGAATGAAAAATCCGGAATAATTTTGTCTAATAACTTATAGGTGTTTTTTTCATGGcataataaaaagataattatcAATGTTTAATGTATCTAGTCGTATTCATACAACATAACGGGCGGTAAAAAGCATTGtctgcttatacatgttataagtttCGGACTCTTGTATACACgttcatttgaaaaattttgtttGCCTTTAATCAATGCATTTTTTTATCGGAGGGTTGACTTCTCTTTTAGCCATTGTCTCTTTTTTCACATACAGAATACGTTTTTGTAATTGCTTGTAAatacattcttttttattttaaattcttaatGTTTATTACCCTTTTGGATCTGATCATGGCACACTTTTGTCGAAATTTCAGAAGCATGTAAAATCCAAGGCAGGAAAAATACATCAGTATTTCCCATCCTTTTCCTGAAACAGCCATCCATATGGTTCTTTCATTATCAGACAGGCAAGCAGAAATCCAGCACCATGCACCTGATCCTACAGATTAATCAGATCCAAGAATTCCCTTTGCCATTGCCGTTATAGTGATGGCACCTAGGATATTTAGAGAATCGTTGCAAttattttcttgtattttatatttagatttgatttctttttttatattaaaattatagcaTTCAGATGATGTAATTTCGGATTGTAATAAGTTATCAAGTATTTCAACTTTAGTCATTTATGGGTTTATCCAATTACGAACAGAAATTGCATTTGCCAAAATTTATTACAGATTAGATCTATGCATGCAATAGTGACTAATATTTACAGTCTGCTTTGGAAAAAGTTCAAGACTTCTAatgtcattttatcattttataaaataatatcaatgcTTACCCGGTACGGCCCAGCTTAGTAAATGATACACGAACATTTGAATATCCTTTCTGGCATGTTCCGATTGATTAAAGCTTCCAGATTGATTTTGGTCTGTAGAATTCCACAAAAGATGGAATGCAATAATTGAGGTCCACCAAAAAGAAGACATACTAGACATCGTGGTTAGAAAACTTTGCGCAATACAACCGGAATCATTTTCTTTATGGCATGCTAAAACTTTCTCTGGACTGATGTCGTCACCATACAGAAAACGAATCGCTCCAAATAAGAATCCTATTGCACTAAATATGTCTGCTATAGTTAAATATAACAAAAGTTTCTTTGGTTCAGATATATGTTCTCCCCGTTTATATGTCCGTCCAaggtttataaaaattataagagCGCCAATAATAGACAGACAGCATGTTGTTATGGTTACTGCAATATCGATATCCGTCACTTTCTTGATATATTCCCCAGTGAAATTGGTATAATTATGAACCATTGTTCTCGTCGGTATATATATCCGTAACAAGTACAGAATTACATTGTACCggtcatttgatttttaaaaatgtaaactgCATTTTTACATCTAAAGGAAAAACATAATAATGCAATTCATCATATGCAGACCTTGCAAGTTCATTCAAATAAAGACAAAGTATATCAATTTGTAAATATTGATAACATATGAATGTATTTGATTAATATCTAACACTAGTTTATAATTGCTCACCTAACCCAATCATATCATTTGTAAATATGAGATCATTAGACCTACTGTGTATATCCTCGTAGTTGGTTTATCTATATCATTCAGTGTATATCTGTATTGCGATGATTACACACCTAAACAAAGTGATAACTGTAATGCAGTGCATCATGTATATGCATGCTCCATTATAAACATAATCATAATATACacgtgaaagaaaacaaatccagggTACGATCTAAAACCGAGCAAAACATATCAACTTGTGAGGTAAACATCGGaagaacagaaacactaaaatacaATGACAACAAACGCCAATACAACATATATGGAAACGAACCATTTGATAACAACTACCACATtcctaacttaaaaaaaaaaggttggtTGAACCTAGTTCCACGGCTagctaataaaattaacggtaccaattttcttgcaccagatccgcatttcgacaatacatgtctcttcagtgatgctcgtggccaaaatatttgaaatccaaaacttatataaaagatgaagagctataatccaaaaggtccaaaaagtatagccaaatccgtgaaaggaatcagagc
This genomic interval carries:
- the LOC143055915 gene encoding G-protein coupled receptor 157-like translates to MENFTIANNTGEFVNRITDADIVITITTTVLSIIGSIWLIFVNGRKWIRNGHLKETRKLLIYLTISDFFIAIGNFSGAVRYIKSDDSNSFKVLKCNSERDVGCIIQSFITTLGSLWSFFWTTVIAFHLLVTYEEAMKVPEKLKKVQEKKGGCIFRVRLLYHFSWLIPVIIMSIAAGTNVLGSDLSVGSGAWCWISACLSPNQRTFWMTFTGKGWEILMYLLCCLFYSWLKIRKMEIQKRNDKALKLQKLTPLTDPRYRNNTNMDGEEPPDIKHNSNENMKYLYIWLIEICLRIPGTIRYIMAAHKRHTGYSSAYDSVDVYFLHFQSFGDSAQAFCTWVVFCGPKLKKMVTSRVCRHHRKGEEKRMLIVQKY